One segment of Halococcus salsus DNA contains the following:
- a CDS encoding NUDIX hydrolase: protein MTLGDLWFLADEADQRAAQAYHALTTDYDATLERSRHRRVSRERFRTLAERIRATGAPYGAHTIVYRPSGELLLCRHEGVGLWVLPGGGVDPGESFRETAERELAEEAGVEARYEGLALATRVEVRCDDHATWGVLPVFAAAAETTEPSIADPDEEISAAEWFADLPADTRDRQDLLAWRYQAL, encoded by the coding sequence ATGACCCTCGGCGACCTCTGGTTTCTGGCCGACGAGGCCGACCAGCGTGCGGCCCAGGCGTATCACGCGCTGACGACCGACTACGACGCCACCCTCGAACGGTCCCGTCACCGTCGCGTCTCCCGCGAGCGCTTCCGCACGCTCGCCGAGCGGATCCGGGCCACCGGCGCACCCTACGGTGCCCACACCATCGTCTACCGACCCTCGGGCGAACTCCTCCTCTGTCGCCACGAGGGCGTCGGGCTCTGGGTGCTCCCCGGCGGTGGAGTCGACCCCGGCGAGAGCTTTCGCGAGACCGCCGAGCGCGAGCTCGCCGAGGAGGCCGGCGTCGAGGCGCGGTACGAGGGACTCGCGCTCGCCACCCGGGTCGAGGTCCGGTGTGACGACCACGCGACCTGGGGTGTGCTCCCGGTCTTCGCGGCCGCCGCCGAGACCACCGAACCCTCGATCGCGGACCCCGACGAGGAGATCTCGGCCGCCGAGTGGTTCGCCGACCTCCCCGCCGACACCCGCGACCGCCAGGACCTGCTCGCCTGGCGCTATCAGGCGCTCTGA